GCACGGCCGAGGTTCTCGCTGCTCGCCAGCGCGCCATTGCCGAGTGGGACGCTTGGCGTGCGCGCAACAACTCGCGCCTCActgccgagcgcgaggcccGCAACAAGACCATCACCAAGCCctgggagaaggagggtgcggccgagaaggtcgaggaggtgttcgaggagctcatcgacgagaccgagaccaTGGAGTAGGCGCGCCTGCTAAGCGCATCAGCTAGTATGTTGGTACAAAACGAATGGCATTCAGAGGACATGTGCACTTGCTGCCATAGAGCGAGGGAATTGGAATTGGCTGTCGTGGCCAATGGCTAACACTGAGGTGTTGAAATGTAGCACGCACTCTCTCATTGTCCGCAGCATACCACCACGCCACGAATTGTTCCATCTCTTCTCAGTCGATGGCTCGATGGCTTGCCTCTGGGCCTCTGATCCCTCAGATCCCAAGACTTGCAACGCCCTGTATCCTGAACGCGAATCTACACGATCTGAATGGTACCCTTCCGACGCGCCACCAGCCACAAACCACAAACTTTGTAGTGGACCCCATCCACCCGCTTCGGACccaacgacctcgccggcgTCAGGCACTTGTATTTTcaagcttggccttgttTTCAGACGTTCCGTGCCTTGCGTGCCGGAGCGCTCGCAAATTCGCAAATGGCTGATACGAGTCTGGAGGAAATGGTCCCGTCGCTCGTCCGGGATCCGGGCCGGGATGTGCCGTCTCATCCTGCAATACAAATGATTTCGGATGTGGGCAGGGTTGGGAATGCTGGCAGCGGGCAGCGGGCAGCGGGCAGTGGGCACGCAGGGTCATGGGTTGATGTCCTGCAAGAGGCAGGGCGGTCATGTGAGTCGATGCGCAGCAAGAAACAACGGCTGAACGGGACGTTTGGGGCACGCAGCTCGAAAGTATTACTGTACTCATACAGTACATGGTGTTACATTACAGACTGTCCGCATCAAGTATCAAGTATGAAGGATTTTGGGTTGGTAGGGGTTGGGTTATGCAATGCGCCTCtttcgtcgtcgtcgtcggccacCCTGTTACTCATGCCTGCTCGGCATCTCCCGCTTCAGGGCCGGTTTACGACAGCTCCATGCTCAGCCCCTCCTGGCGCAGCTTGTGAGGCGCGTTGTCGATAAGGTGGCGCAACAGCTCCGAGGAGACGTTGACGCTGTGCTCACcgcggtcgagggcgaggagcaggcTCCACATGTTGTTGATAGGCAGGTCAGAGTGGCCGTACAGCACCTGCAGAGGCTTATCGGTGGCCGAGAGGGTCGCAAAGCTGTTGGGTGACGAGCCCTCAGCGGTCACTGGGAGATTGGCGCTGGTGCTGGACGCAGAGCTTGTTGTCGAGGGCgggacgccgccgacgctcGCGAGCCAGTTTTCAAGAAGACCGTGGTCGGCCGCGTCGGAACCGGTGACACTGTGAACGTGGTGGGCAGTCGAGATGGGAGCAAGACCGGATAATGGCGCGTTCGCGACGTCAAAGTtgaagaggtcgaggggAGGGTGAACGGAACCGAGCTGAGGGAGATGCCAATCGTGGTCTGGTGCGTGGCCAGTCGACTGGTGGGACATGTGTTGAGGCTGGTTCTGGGCAGCCTGAGCGAGGAGCATGTCAACGTATTGCTCCTccggcgaggagacggacaGCGACGAGCGGCCGGCAGGTGTGGACGCGATGGAGAGCGGGGCGGCAGCGGTGGGGGTTTTGCGGTACTTTCGGCTGCGGTTCCGGCAAGCAATCGGGGAGCGACCGGGGAGCTGCTCAGCGATCGAAGTCCACTTGGgtcccttctcctcgagcagtgcgaggaggagcgcgtcctcctcgtcactccACGGCTTCTTGCTTGTGAGCTCTGGTgcgagcacgtcgcgcCACCGCTTCGAGACTTGGTCGTCTTTACGGCCGGGGATGCGGAGGGCTGTTGCGTGAAAGAATTGGATGAGTGAATGGGTGGCGTTGGCAAGCGAGGTGCGAAGAGAGAGGATTGCGTCAGCACAAGGTCCATGCGAGTATTGCAAGAGCACAAATACGCACCAATAGCCTTCCACTGTGGGCCGAGCTCTGCGTAGAGCTTGCGAAGGAGATCGTCCTCGTCTGGCGACCATCGTCCCTTGCGCACACGCGGGTCGAGGCTGTGGAACCAGCGCTTGCGACAGTCCTGAGGTCAGCCAGTTGCAAAACACGCAAGCGAGGGGATGATGAAAcagagcggcgcgagaaCGAGTGCAAGGAAGAGACCATCCAGCGGCATGGGCCCCAGATTGCCTTGGGTTTAAATGGCGTGGCTGACGCACACATTGCCACAAGCACATGCCATGCCGATTCGGAACGCACTGGCCACCCTGCCCATGTCGCCATCTCCAGTGGCCCTCCGCCCGGCAATCCTCGCTTCCCACCTAGCACCAGAGCTAGTCTAACTCACCTTGTTTGTCCTGCCGGAAAGACCGGCAGAGATTTTGGACCACTGGCTTCCGGGACCGCGTTGCGAGCCGTACTTGTTGACGGCGGCGATAaggcgcgcgtcctcgtcggcagtCCAGCGGCGTCGTGGGCGGTGGCCCTCGGGTGCAGTGGGCTCTTCCATCGGGATGGCAGTCGGGGTAGGAGTGTGGGACATAATGTCGCCTATGGGGTTGAAGATGGGGAGCGTggccgtcgtcatcgtgatggaggaaggcggcTGGGGAAGTGGGGAAGGCGCTGGGGCGAAGGCTAGTGGGAACGTGGGGGAACTGGTTTGTTGAGACGGAGACGGGGCGTCTGCGTAAAAGCCATCACGGCGCTGGCTGTCGTAATGGGAATGTGGTCTCTTTGCTTCagtcgaggacgaagaAAGATAAATGGGTAGAGTTGTGTGATGTGGTGATGTGGTGATGTGGTGATATGGATGGATGATTGGGTTGATGGATGTGGCACTTACGGAAAAGACCGAAGCTTATAAGGTAGATGACACGGCTCTTAAATGGAGCCGTGTCAACTCCGACTTTGCCTCTTGAATACAAAGAGAATATTGGGACATGCCAAGACTTAGGTTGCCGACCGATCTATGCATAGCCCTGCCCTAACTGTACCACGGGGACCACCCAAACTCTGATGCCACGCCACGCTCAACAATCCATCATCTTTTCAGGCCATCCTCATGGCCATGCCAAGACTTTCAACCCTTGAATAATCAGGGCTTTCCAGTGGAGCTCACAAGGGGGCCCTTAACGCGTCTCTGCCCAACAGCTTCTGGGCAGTAAAAGCGGAAAGCGGAAATGCTGCGCATTGGTGCGGAGGTGGCACACATTTAGGGAACCTCTGACTGCTTCAGATCAGACAAGGCATAAAACCCAAGCATCTCGCAAATCTAGGCCTAACCGGGGCGCCGGAACCCTTGATTGTTCACGCGGAGTTGAGCCTGAtcttcaacctcatccGCCATCTCCCCCCAGGTTGTCTGAGCGGAGCCTTGCCAAGGTGTGCCTCGGGACGAACGTGGCTGTCGTCATCCCTCAATGCTAAGCATTTTAGAAAACCGAGTCTTGGCATCGGCCGGCGACCTGTGGTACCACGCTGTGTCTGACCGGTTCGGGCGTCTTCTAGCACTTACCAGTCGAAACGTTGTCAAGGCATGGCTCTCCATGTGATGGCTTGGCCTGTCTCCATGAGACTGCCACCTCTTCCACGTCACGCTACGCTGCTATTACGGGATCCTTGGCTCGACAGCTGTTCCTTACTGTCGCCGGTTATAGCAGCCCGATGCGGGCAATCTGAACTTAAGCTTTGAAGTATTTGGTGAGGCACTTTGATAATCTTTGAATGAGCATTTCGcccgaggcggagaagaaATTTGCCGGTGCTCCGGTTTTCCTGGATTTGCCGCCGGAGAGTGGCGGAAGTACCAACATCCGCCTCCGTCTCCAGCCCCTGGCAACTAGGAGCAGCTGAAAGCTAACGAGAAAACGTGCGGCGATGGTCTATGACGCGTGGCGATAGTATCCTCGAGAAAAAAATCAAAAAAAAACTTCTCCCAATCTCCGACCCGTTCTCACGAAGTCTTGTTCGGCAGCAAGAGGTTCCAGGGTGGCGGCATGCTGGATCCTTGTTCAATTAGGAGGTATAGGCGGGGTGGTTGGAGGAATGAGAGGCTTGGAGGTGGTTGTGTGTCGATGAGTGGGCAGCGTGGGTCTCTCTGCACGTCGTATTCTGTGTCGGGGAGTGCAGAGTTGATTCTTGTTCTTTAAATAATACGCAGCGATGCGCAGGAACGAAGATAAGTGTTCACGTGAACAATCATCGAGAGACCGAGACGGACCTGTGTCACGACTAGATAAAAACATCTGCGACACCGGCCAGCGAGCTCACCCGAGATAAAGATCGACACCGGACGCTGCACCCGTGTCGACGATAAGCATCAGGGAGCGCTGTCAGTGGATGGAGCGGAATCGTGAGCCGTCGGTGACTTTTTTCAGCTCGTCAATGTCGTCTGATAACCGAGATGTGGACCGTGTGAAGTGTACAAGTAATTGGGCCGTGTAAGGTGGTATAGTGATAATATGCTTCGAAAGCTTCTGCGCGGTGATCGGAGATGTAGATCTTCTGGAAGGTCGGGATGTGGTGAGACCAGGGGATGAGGTGAGACGGTCTGATGTGAGACAGAGTGTGATGAGACACACAGGTTGCGATGATCAGCTGACCTGGGATGGGTCCGAGGGTTCAAAGTTGGAGAGGGTATGCATCCACAAATGTCGGTCGTGATGGATACAACGATTCAACTAGTTTGAGGAGACAGCATGCATCTGCGTGCATTGCGAGCGGTAGTGACGACGACTTGGCTGTCGAGCTGGGGACGACAACTTCGTGGCGGTCTGGTGCTGGTAAGGAACGCAACTGGTGGGCCATGTGAATGCTGCGTGGTTGGACACGTGGGAGTGTCTTGTTTTTTCCCACGTTATGCTCACATGAATACCACATGAGTACCACATGAGTACCACGTTACGCGTTTGATTCCCCCCTTCGGAATACCTTTTGCCCTTGAAAAGCTATGGTGAGATGAATGATTATCGGTGGTGACCGAGCACGCCATTCCTCACTGAAACGACGAAATTGTGACCAAGACAATATCCTCAACAATCCTCTGGTCTCTTGCCTTAGCAAGCACTTACAAAGCATCAGGTTGCGGCATCGCACAAAACCCAACACAACAGTCTAGATTGCATCTATCCCAACTACTCTCCGTGATCCGCCACCTCGTACCCTCTCCACTCATCCTACTCGTCGCCAAACCAGATCCACTGGCATCATCGCAGTACTCCAACTCCGAACGCGACTCCGATACGGAACAGCCTCCACCATGTCCCTCCGCGCGGCCACTCTGACGCGCACTctggcgcgcgccgtccGGCCCCGTGTCGGTACCAACACTGCCGCTATTTCTACGCCAGCCCGCGCATTCTCGACTTCTCTGTCTCTCCGCAAGAGCTCGAGTCCCAACATGGCCGCTGCGACGTTGCTGAGCCACCACTCGCCCCTGTCTGCGCCACTCTtcaaggaggcgcgcgacgctTGGGCACAAGACCCAATCATCGGTTACAACGAGGTCAAGCACCTCTCCGAGCAGCCGACCGACTCTATTCTTCTTGTCGACGTGCGTGAGCCGGACGAGAATGCGCTCGGGAGCATTCCTAGCGCAGTCAACCTCCCCCTGTCGCGCATCGATGAGGCCCTCTCGGTCGGGTTCAACCCAGGAGCATTCCAGCAGGTGAGTAGAAGCTCAAGAATATGGTCGAGGCACTCTACATAGAGTTTGCCCGCCATCAAAGCCCCTATCGTGCCATAGAACATGGCTGACGTGCAGGAGTTTGCGTTCCCCAAGCCCGCCAACAACCAGAACATCGTCTTCTACTGCCGGTCGGGCAAGCGTTCGGCGACTGCATCCGAGGTCGCCAACCGCCACGGGTTCCTGAACACTCGCAACTATGTCGGGTCGTGGCTTGAGTGGtgcgagaaggaggacctCGACAACAACGAGGACTAGAAGTTGACCTGCATGCTCCCCGCACGACACCACAACAGCTATAGACTTTACATAGACTTGTAACACGCCGAGACCTTCATGTATTGATACACTACACCGCCGTTGGAGTTGTTGCCCTGCGCCACTGACGACGATGCATCGGATGCCCCGCTGCGCACTGCGCCCGTTGACAGATAAGTTGTGTGCTTGCGTGATGTCTAGCAGTCGTATTGTTGTCGTCATGTGGCATGCATTCATGACCGACGGCAGAGAGTTGAGTAGGAAGCATCCGAAGAGATAATCAGTGGCGTGCTCTGATCGGCATCTTTACGAAGGCGTCGCGTCCCGCGGTCAAAATGGGCACCGGCAACTAGAGCTAACGTCATCAACCTCTACTCTGGAATCGGAAGCGTTTCGATGACGACGATATGGTGCACAGTGGCTACATCGCCATGCACATTCACAGTACATATCATACAATGCAGTTGGGCACTCGCTATTCGGACACGGTCGCGTATAGCTTATACAGCGCTCGCCATCGAAGGTGGAATGGGTTCCTGGGCCCCTGAGGCGGGCCCGTTCCTACGAATGCCACGCGACGTAACTAGCACGCACGTATTATGCGAGGAAGCTCTTGACGGTCTTGTCCACCTCAGCCTTGTCCGTAGCGTCGAGGGTCCCGGCGTCAACCGCCTCGATAATGCGCTGTAGCGCAATGGTTCCGTCCACGCTTGCCGCCTTGAACCACACGCGCCCGTTCAGTCCAATTGCGGTCTCGAACGGGATGTGTGCGGCcaggagctggaggaggggatACTTGGGACTCAGAagtctggtgtgagcaCGTGGCGAACTTGGTTCAAGGGTAGGCTGAGGGGCCTCCAAGTGTGGCATGTTCACACCCACACTCTGGCGATTGCCTGGAGTGGCACATCACTCGCACGCTCAGGCTGGCTGTTGCTGTTCGGTGACCCATCCAGCTGATGAGCAACCTCTACCCCCTTCCGCCCACTCACTTGCGACACAGCTGCAGCGAGCAGCACACCATCAAGCcgcccttgagctcgccaaAGCCTTCAGACCGTCCCGTGGCGGGGTCAACACACTCGAGTTCAGGCTCCATATCGCGATTCGCAAGCGACACGCGTGCGTAAACAAGCGTCCcgacctggtgtcagcacCAAAAGGGTATGCGCTAAGCCGCAAAGATCCAAGGAGACCAAGGGGACGGAGCCTCGTCTCAACCCACCTTGAGATTCGGCTTACTCCGCTTCGTCGCGCCCTCGAACGCAAGTCCATCTAGTGCGGCAGGGTGCGCGCTCCCAATCTCGACTCGATACCCCTCCGCATGGCGGGCGATGATGGAGCCCAGAACGATATCCCGCTGCGCCGCAACGTAGCGCTTGCTCACACCCTCAACCCAGAGGCTCTCGCCGCGGTCGGCGGCCTTGCCCTTCGCcgcggaggagaggaggccTGCGCGTGTGGAAGAGTATGTGGGCTCAGAGGCGAGTGGGTCGGCGCGGGAGGGGGCGGGCGCGATGCCGGGACCAAGGGTCAcccgcgaggaggagggaagggggatgGTCGTGCcggggaggacgagcgaCATTGTGGAGGGGCCAGGGAGTgggaagacgaggacgacgttAGAGTAAATTGGATGTGTTTAGGAGAGGGATCGAGTGCGCTGCGACTGGCAGCTGGCGACCTGACGATGGATGATGATCGAGGTCAATGTCGAGAACCGTCCTCGAAATGTTGACATGGGTTTGATTCCGTTGAATAGCGCTGTCACGCTGGGATGGTTGGCCTCACCTCACAGCACTGACCATTAGATCGCATTCTCAGGAATCCTAATGAGCCATTACGCCTAATATACCTCACACAGAGCATCTGCGCGACTACAAGCTACAGGCTAAGCCTCCCTCATGTCGCGGAGTACAAAAGGGAAAGCCACTTCTCCTATCTTGATCCCCGCCGTGTTCCGTCTCTCGATCCTGTGGAACTTGTCCATCGCCCGTCGTTCCTCCGCCGTCCCGACCCCCAACCGTTCCATAATCTCCGCGACGGTGGCCCAGAGAATATCCATGTTCCCATCTTCGACCTTGACCGCGATTCCAATTCCTTCCCCCCGAATTCCAACACCATAACAAGCATCGGCCCCAACCTTGCCAACGACGCCGGGAATCGAGGCGATAGCGGCACAGAACCGTCCCGTCCCAGagacgaggaaggggtGCTCGTGCATCGCCCCGAACACTCTGGCCATATGCCTCTCTCTTGCTtgaggggaagaggggtCGGCAGACGCAAAGGAAGCGTACATTGTCGCAAGGGAGGTGAGGGGCATTGCTGGGGCTGGGAGGTTACAGCCGTCCACCGCCCATTTCACTTCTCCAAGTCCGCCAACAAGGTCTTCAAccacctccttgacctggACTTGGATCGGGTGGATGGGGAGATGGTACCCGTCCGAGGCGAGGGCTCGAGACGCTGCAAGCATGCCCGCATGTTTGCCCGAGCAGTTATTGTGGATTCCCTCCGGTACTATCCCTTCCCTAATCCATCTCTCATTAACGGCCGGAGAAATGGCGGGATGGCCTCCGCACTTTAAGTCAGAAGGCGAGTTGCCTCCTcgacggaggagggcgcgcgcgtggtCCAAGTGCGCTTCTTCGGAAGAGTGAGACGCGGACATGAGTGCGACGTCTTCGTCCGAAAGGGTAAAGTCTGGAGGAAGTGTTGAGTccggagaaggagaggcTAGCGCTTCGAGCACGGCCACGCTCTGAGCCGGCTTGGCGGCTGAGCGGATTAGGGTGAGGCGGGTGGGGTCGCCGACGGCATAGAGTAGCCTCCCCGAGGCGTTGGTGATCGCCGCATGGATGGCGTGCCGGTTCTCGATAATCAGACCCCGGTCTTGGGTCACGTAGTCTGGTGGAGATATTGCCATTGTTTGAGGTGTTGAGATTGAtgagggagatggaggtgtGGAGATGGGCGATGGGCAAAGGGATATTTATGGCTTCGTGGCCGGCAAGTCACGGCTCGGGCCGATCGGGGACGTCCGATGACGCGGTCGTCTTTTGATCTATTGATGGGTCTGGCCACGTGAAGTGCCTAcagaggaagaagagagatAGACAGATAGaaagaggaagagagaACGGAGAGATGGTAGAAGCATGGAGTGCGTGGACAGATAATGTGTGGACGCATGGAGCTGTAATGCTCACGTCAGGTATTGGGTGAAAAAGCATTGACATCCTGCGGAGAGGCCTGGTAATGCTCAGTCATAGGCCCTGCTCGAGCAAACACTGCAAGTTGCGAACGCGGAGACGTTACTCTTGTACGCGACTAGTAGGGGCACGCCGGGCTCGTTCCGTTATGAGGATGGCTGTGACGGTCCAACTGGGTTCCACTGACGGTCGGCTTGGCCCAACGGAAGGGGTAGGTAGGAGCAGTAGCTGTCCAGGAACAACCCGAGGCGCAGTCAGTTTCATGGCAACTGGTCGGTTGATCCGTCACTGAGTATGCCCAGAACCTGTCCTTGACTCGCTGCAAACGCGCGAGAGCAACTCGGCAGACAACACCCCTCCTTGGCCCCTTCTCCACAGTTCCACACAGCCACACCGAAATCGTGCCGAGTCGTGATGGGTGATGCATGCAATTATGTAGTCTTCATAAAGTTGGTCGCCTTGATGCTTGCCCTGTTCCTGCGTGTCAGCTGAATCAGGCCATGTTGAGCTGCGGTGGGTTGGATGGATGACAGAAGGATGAGGTGGAGCCTGGTGCTTCTTCTTGTGTGACTGTTCCTCGAGATGGGGAGCAGCGCAGACTGCTCCTATGCCACGACTCCCGTCGCCATCCATTGCCTCGATAGTCATCACCTCGAGAACCATCTCCGCGCTCGATTTGTCCACCCAGAGTCTCAAGCCTCGCTCACTCTGTACTCCCCCACATCGCTCGACGCCGCACTCACCTGTTACGCatctccttgcgctccgCCATAAAGTTGCGCTCTCCCGCCTTGGTAACTGGGACCCCCTTGGGCTGGTCGAGCAGCGTCCACAGCCACTTCGggtactcgtcctcgggcaGCGCAATCGGGTCTGGTACGTCCTTGAACACCGACAGGCCGTCCATCTTGGCACCGGCCTGGAGCGACGATAcgactggggtcagctccAGTACGAATATGGCAGCTGAAAGCAGTCGACAAAGCAGCTCAAGATAGGAGGCAGCTGCCACTAGCGGGGAAGGCCAACTGTGCGCATCTTGAACGAAAGCCGCTCCGTCGATCACGCCGACTCACTGGCCTTGCCGCTCTTTGGTGCTCCCCgcaacgccgaggtcgagaacgcGCGGGCAGCGCTGGTTGATGGTGCGCGGAGGGCTGTGAACATGGTGTGTTGAGGCGAGATGAGGTGAGAGACGTCGAAGATGGACTTTTCCTTTGGTCACTACACGTGGGGATTTGAtcccgccgccacccaactgAATGTTGTTAGCACCAGGTGATCGGCCATCACGAACACCCATAATACCAACCAAAATCCAAGAACTATGCGCGTGAGCTAATACGTTGTGAgcgagctgacatcaggtCGCCGTACAAGGCTGCAGCCACGGCAGCCTCTCGGCTATCTATGATACCGTGGGCGAGTACACGCGCCGCAAGGGGGAGACAGTCGACCTTCTCTTGCTATGTGGCGACTTCCAGGCCCTGCGGAACAAGCACGACTTTGCTAGCTTGGCCGTACCTCCCAAATACCATGCCCTTGGCACATTCCACGAGTACTACTCTGGTGTGAGGGTTGCGCCCGTGCTCACCATCGTAATTGGGGGTAATCACGAGGCGAGCAATTACATGTGGGAGTTGTATCATGGAGGCTGGCTCGCACCGAACATCTACTACCTAGGATGCGCTGGGAGCGTCATGGTCAACGGACTCCGGATCGTTGGTTCGAGCGGAATCTACAAGGAGCACGATTACCGCAAGGGTGAGCTGATCAACCCTAATgcgagctgacaccaggccaCTTTGAGAAGGTGCCATATacgccgtcgacgctgcGAAGCGTGTACCATACGAGGAAATACGACGTGGAGAAGCTGTCACACCTTCCCTCGGGCGTTCCGACCGTCTTCATGAGCCATGACTGGCCCATCGGTATCGCGCATCACGGGAACACGCGCGCGCTGTTGCAGCGGAAGAAGTTCTTCCGCGCCGAGGTAAGCTGATAACAGTGGTTTAGCTGACAATAGGTGGAGAATAACACACTCGGGTCGCCGCCactgctcgagctcatgaAGAAGATCCAGCCGGATTACTGGTTCGCGGCACACTTGCACGTCAAGTTTGCTGCGATGTACGAGCACAGCAAGGACTGGGAGGCAAAGGCGGCCAATGAGGTCAAGGAAGTGCGGAAGGAGTtggagaaggtcgaggttgcggATCTTGTCGAGGTGGATCGCAGGGAGTCGGTGTACGATGATGTCGACGTGGGTGGGAGACACGCCAACCCCGATGAGATCGTAatctcggacgacgacggcgccgcATCACCAACAAAACATGTGTCGAACCCTGATGAGATTGCCATCTctgatgacgacgacgcacCACCATCCAAAGCCGCGGCCAAGACTGTCGTTAACCCCGACGAGATTGCCATCTCTGATGACGACAACGCACCACCATCAAAAGCCGCGGCCAAGACTGTCGTCAACCCCGACGAGATTGCCATttcggacgacgagggagGCACCGCCAACCCAGATGGGATTGCGGTTTCGctctcggacgacgagttggaAGACGAATTGGACGCTGCCCTGGCAATGAGCCCAACCCCAAGTGAACCGGAACCTTCAGCGCAGGGCTCTTCCACAAAATCTACCGCTGCAGGGCCATCATCATCAGCCAAGCGAACAGGACCTACAACGACCCGCTTCCTAGCACTAGACAAATGTGGTCACGGCAAGGAGTTCATCCAAGTAAGCTGTTTGTGCTTATTGAAGCTGACCCAGTTCCTCGACATCCCCGCACCGCACGAGCattcgccgccgcgcttgaTGTACGACCCGCACTGGCTGGCCATTACGCGCGCTCTCCACCCCTACCTGAGCCTGGAAGTGTATGGGGCTTCCCTACCGCCAAGAGTGGAGCAGGAGGCCCTTGtggcggacgagctcgtgcgGATTAACGGGGAGGGCGTGCTTGTGCCCGAAgagctggtcgaggacgacttcATGGCGGACATGAACGCCGAATTTGACGCGCTAGAGCGGCGTGAGAGTGCGGCTGAGCGCGCTGCAGCTGGACTgccggaggaggaggaggagcccaACGGGGATCCGAAGAGCGAGTCGGACCCATTGCCGCACTGCGCACCGCTCGACTGGGAGAGTGCGGACAAAAtcgaggtcggccgcgTGCAGCAGTTCTGGCCAACAGCTCCGCCGTACCCAGGCGGCGACCCTGGACAGTGGTACACCAACCCCCAGACGGAGGCGT
Above is a genomic segment from Cutaneotrichosporon cavernicola HIS019 DNA, chromosome: 1 containing:
- a CDS encoding uncharacterized protein (60s ribosomal protein l37, mitochondrial), with the translated sequence MFTALRAPSTSAARAFSTSALRGAPKSGKAIVSSLQAGAKMDGLSVFKDVPDPIALPEDEYPKWLWTLLDQPKGVPVTKAGERNFMAERKEMRNRNRASIKATNFMKTT
- a CDS encoding uncharacterized protein (L-asparaginase ii), whose translation is MAISPPDYVTQDRGLIIENRHAIHAAITNASGRLLYAVGDPTRLTLIRSAAKPAQSVAVLEALASPSPDSTLPPDFTLSDEDVALMSASHSSEEAHLDHARALLRRGGNSPSDLKCGGHPAISPAVNERWIREGIVPEGIHNNCSGKHAGMLAASRALASDGYHLPIHPIQVQVKEVVEDLVGGLGEVKWAVDGCNLPAPAMPLTSLATMYASFASADPSSPQARERHMARVFGAMHEHPFLVSGTGRFCAAIASIPGVVGKVGADACYGVGIRGEGIGIAVKVEDGNMDILWATVAEIMERLGVGTAEERRAMDKFHRIERRNTAGIKIGEVAFPFVLRDMREA
- the BAS1 gene encoding uncharacterized protein (Myb-like DNA-binding domain), with the translated sequence MTTATLPIFNPIGDIMSHTPTPTAIPMEEPTAPEGHRPRRRWTADEDARLIAAVNKYGSQRGPGSQWSKISAGLSGRTNKDCRKRWFHSLDPRVRKGRWSPDEDDLLRKLYAELGPQWKAIALRIPGRKDDQVSKRWRDVLAPELTSKKPWSDEEDALLLALLEEKGPKWTSIAEQLPGRSPIACRNRSRKYRKTPTAAAPLSIASTPAGRSSLSVSSPEEQYVDMLLAQAAQNQPQHMSHQSTGHAPDHDWHLPQLGSVHPPLDLFNFDVANAPLSGLAPISTAHHVHSVTGSDAADHGLLENWLASVGGVPPSTTSSASSTSANLPVTAEGSSPNSFATLSATDKPLQVLYGHSDLPINNMWSLLLALDRGEHSVNVSSELLRHLIDNAPHKLRQEGLSMELS
- a CDS encoding uncharacterized protein (Rhodanese Homology Domain) — its product is MSLRAATLTRTLARAVRPRVGTNTAAISTPARAFSTSLSLRKSSSPNMAAATLLSHHSPLSAPLFKEARDAWAQDPIIGYNEVKHLSEQPTDSILLVDVREPDENALGSIPSAVNLPLSRIDEALSVGFNPGAFQQEFAFPKPANNQNIVFYCRSGKRSATASEVANRHGFLNTRNYVGSWLEWCEKEDLDNNED
- the DBR1 gene encoding uncharacterized protein (RNA lariat debranching enzyme), which gives rise to MRVAVQGCSHGSLSAIYDTVGEYTRRKGETVDLLLLCGDFQALRNKHDFASLAVPPKYHALGTFHEYYSGVRVAPVLTIVIGGNHEASNYMWELYHGGWLAPNIYYLGCAGSVMVNGLRIVGSSGIYKEHDYRKGHFEKVPYTPSTLRSVYHTRKYDVEKLSHLPSGVPTVFMSHDWPIGIAHHGNTRALLQRKKFFRAEVENNTLGSPPLLELMKKIQPDYWFAAHLHVKFAAMYEHSKDWEAKAANEVKEVRKELEKVEVADLVEVDRRESVYDDVDVGGRHANPDEIVISDDDGAASPTKHVSNPDEIAISDDDDAPPSKAAAKTVVNPDEIAISDDDNAPPSKAAAKTVVNPDEIAISDDEGGTANPDGIAVSLSDDELEDELDAALAMSPTPSEPEPSAQGSSTKSTAAGPSSSAKRTGPTTTRFLALDKCGHGKEFIQFLDIPAPHEHSPPRLMYDPHWLAITRALHPYLSLEVYGASLPPRVEQEALVADELVRINGEGVLVPEELVEDDFMADMNAEFDALERRESAAERAAAGLPEEEEEPNGDPKSESDPLPHCAPLDWESADKIEVGRVQQFWPTAPPYPGGDPGQWYTNPQTEAFCGMLGIQNKVNPRPVLR
- the RRP40 gene encoding uncharacterized protein (KH domain), which produces MSLVLPGTTIPLPSSSRVTLGPGIAPAPSRADPLASEPTYSSTRAGLLSSAAKGKAADRGESLWVEGVSKRYVAAQRDIVLGSIIARHAEGYRVEIGSAHPAALDGLAFEGATKRSKPNLKVGTLVYARVSLANRDMEPELECVDPATGRSEGFGELKGGLMVCCSLQLCRKLLSPKYPLLQLLAAHIPFETAIGLNGRVWFKAASVDGTIALQRIIEAVDAGTLDATDKAEVDKTVKSFLA